The DNA sequence AGATCGCGGCACGCCGCGTATTCACAAAGATAAATGAACAGATCCTCGAGAGCATTGCGAATCGCAAGCGTGTGCCATTTGACGATCGGATCACGAACCAACGCGAGAACGTCGACCTTAAAAACGGCCACTGGACTACTGGAGGAACGCCGCGGTGCCGCGCCGCCACGGTGACTCATCGATTTCCTCGCGTGCTAAGAGGAATCGTAATTAATTTTCAGGAGAATTATCGCGGTGCTTTCGCGAAATAGCCCGAAGATAGCCCATCTTTAATCCTCTGCTTCCGTGTATCTCCTGTTGGGAATGTGTTTTATTTACATGTTCGAATTAGTCGAGTCATCGTGGTCATCACGAACCAAAGAACATAGAACGTAGAATCTATTTCTTAGTAAATAATTCTTAGTCTGAGAATTATTACATATAATTCATTCGgacattttttttcatttcacgAGGAATGCATGTTGGAgagattacataaaaaattttgttcatttttcAAAGCAAACGTGTTAGCAGCAATGCACGATGAACTTATTTTCTTGAAGTCGATAAGGCACGATTACGCACTAGGATATGCAAGCGAATAATTCTATGGGTCGTAAAAATACATTGATACATTAATTAACGTGTTTCTATTCCTTTCACCGATTGTACAATCGCAGAAACGTTGAACGCATCTATATCTACGATATTTTTATGCTTTAAACACCGAGAATGTATGAAAGTAAATCCTACAAAATATAACGAACCAAGAATACGATGAAGAAATGACTTTCGATGAAAGTATCTTCTCTTTTCCTGTATGCTCGTTATAAAAAGTCGTTAAGAACAATCGTCGAGTAATTCGGTCTATCGCTTACgttttatataatgtaataaggCGAAACTCTATCCAGCAGGTGGTGTTTGTTTCTTAATTCTCAGCTGAAATTTATCGATCTTCTCTAATTATACATTTACCTTAAAACGTTAGTCTAACGGAATCCAGCTGGCAATCGTTATATCATGGCAATTAAGAATATCATTGAATGTTCGAAGGGGATTAAAGTGAGAAAATTCGCAGGAGTAATCGCGATCGTTTGATGATTAATAACCATTAGCCATGAACGTTCGAACGATAGTACGAATCTTGGTGAAAGCCAGACAAATTGACAATATATCGTTGGCCCTCCCTCTCGCATATCACCGATACGTATGTaaaattttttcttcttttccataGAAATCCACGATTACTTCCATCCAAGGCAAAGACATTCTACTACAAGCAAATATTAACTCGCCTGATGCTGGCACGTTTATCAAACATTTACATTTGAGATTGAATGTAGAGTACGTTAGAAAATATGTACCGACTTTGGCACAAATTGATCTGGCCATGGAAATCCGATGATCGTAGGTTTCTTGGACTCGTTGAATATGATTTCACGCGGAGACTTTTaagacatttttatatttttaagaacATAAATTCTTCGTTCATATGGTGGACACGTGATCCACTTCGAATTCCAGACTGGTTAAATATTATTCTTACCAGAATATCGTCTTATTATACTTCTAAAGGGAAAGCAACTTATTCGAACGTCGAAGATTGGCTAATCAAAGCAGGAAAAGATCTTGATAGGAATTTCAAATTTCGTCTTTGCTATTCTGGTATACACGTTAGAATCGAGTTAATTAAAATCTTTTAGAAATCTGCGAGAGAACTACGTTGTTTTTTTTCTAAATGAAGCTATAAACTGTCTTGATATTAGAATCATTAGAGAATATTATACAAAAAAATCTACGTTAATAATCTTCTTTATTTCTTCTAAAAACGTTGAATAAGATTTAGTATATAAGTCTAGTCTTGAAGATCTACATACAGCTAAAAACGCAGCAAAGAGTTCGAATGACATACGCGAAGCTTAAATTTCAATTGGAATGTATTCCCATAACTCTGGATAAAGGTAAACACTTAGATCAAACATGGGAAATCTTTGCCCGATCTCTCGCTGATTAATTCACAATTGTCCCCTTTAGATATAATTGATTTTCATGCTGTTCGTAAATATTTTGACAAAACGTGGCCTTGAGAGTCCAATAAACGTTACCCGACTCTTAAAACGGGACAAAGTAGGAATTCCGAGTCGtctataaattttaaaaagtagCATGTACCTCGCTGTAATGTAACGTTTAACGGAGCTTTCAACGAATATGGAAGCGCACATAGACCTTGTTCTGTATAGAACCTGCTGATTCTTCAAGTGTGCATACAGGTAACCATTATTGTAAAGCTTCCGCGATTCGAGAGAGAGTAGAGAAAAACAGCTATCTTCGAGGCGATACGATCTGTTGACTGGTCAGAAGAGATACTTCAGTTTGTAGTTGAAGAGGAAGCATGTAAGTTATAGTTGCAGTACATTTTCGATGAGGCACGAGAAAGTCAACGTATCTCTTGGACAGGAGGATACAATCGAGAATTTACTTCTAAACAGCCAGTCATTCTAATTACGAGCTTAATTGCGCCAGTGATTCATTAGATTTTTTCAAAGGATCTTCTTATCCAGAGGATCATGATACATTGTTAAACATTATAGCTAGAAAGTTCCGAAGTCCAATAGTTATGCAAGATAATACCAAGAAATAAAAGTAGTTAGGACTTTTGATTAGTAGTGGAAACAGAATATTTTTTGTTGAAAATAACATTAAACAAATACTCAACGAAAGAGGTATAAATTAGAGGAAAAGTATCAAGAGTAGGAAATTTTTAAAGGAGTTTGCTGCAAAGGTCGATGAATGTTCGATCGTATTATCGAGATTAATAAGGTGTGGAATTTGTAAAGAATTTTTTAGTATTTCTTaggtatattgaaataaaaataaaaatttgatcttCTAATTCGGTTCGCCATTTACAGGCTCAGAtttaatattgttatattttttacattgtAAATATACATCTTTGCGTTTATATTACAAGTATAAAAAGGCAGCAAATATAGGGGTTGATTTATTACAGGTTAATGTACAAAAGTCAGATTCTCGCCATTGAACTTGCTTCTCGAGAAGCTTACAAATTTCTTAAATCGACATTCGCCATGCATCGTGCATTCGAACAAATGCAACAAGGTTATTTCTGTGTATATGTATTACCTTGCTCAAGTAGTAAATATACAAGCAACGAAAGGCAAccaattttttcatctctatcAGATTACGAATTAATGACATGGATGATCTTTTCAACTGACCAATCTCAAGTTAAaagacagaagaaaaaaagaaaagaataagagaaaaagaaacgaaaaaaggaTTCAAGAATGACGTATAGGTTTGTGGGTTGAATCGATACGTCCTACCGTAAAACGACAATTTCTAGGAAAAGGCGGCTGTTCGTACTGTTATGGTAGCTCTCGGATTACCAACTGGCAGTGCTACTTTCAAACGAATCTAATACTTTCTACCGTTCGATTACGATTTGCGGGCAGCAACAACCTGATCGATTTATCCGTCGAATTACCTCGTGCATTATCGTTTTAACCACTTGTCTTGAAAATCAGCCCGACAAAAAGCATCTCCGCGCAAAGAGGCTATTTCATCGACTAAAAAAACTTACAACGAATTCTCCACGTCTATCGCATAAAATACAGAACGTGTAAATTTCACGTCACCAGTCTGATTCATAGCCGTCACATCACGGTGTCTTCGCCAAGTATTTAATTCGACACGTGCGTGCATTGATTTCATTGAGACGACGAGTATCTGTCGTATTTGTTTAGCTACGATAGTAGTACCTCTTCAAATACTCTACACTGTGTGGACAAGCTAATAGACCTCTCTATAACTTAATCGCTACGTACCAATCCCTTCTATTCCGCTGTTTTTCGAAATCGGCGTTAGAATGCTCAATTCCTGGTCAGAATTGGGAGGCGTTAACGCGTCTGTGGGTGTCCTCGATATTATTCTCGCTTGTATAACCTTCGAAGAATCTATCACAGTACCTTCCATCTGCGAATTCTTTGCCTCTATCGGATTATTAACCGTACACTTCTTGAAATGAGTTCTCATGTTGCTACTTTGAGAAAATCTCAAGCCACAGTTTGGACAGGAATACGGTTTAGTTCCTGTATGGTAATTCAGATGAGTCTTTAGGTGATGCTTCTTCGTGAACGCCTTCGAACATAACGTGCATTGATAAGGCTTTAAACCGGAATGTAATCTCGTATGTAACGTCATGTTCGATCTATCAGCGAAGGCTTTCTGGCAGACCTGACACTGATATGGACGTTCTCCCGAGTGGGTTCTAAGATGCTGCTTCAACAACATCTTCCTGGAAAATGCTTTTCCACACTGTTCACACTGATGCGGTTTCACTCCAGTATGGATTCTAACGTGCATGTTGTAGGCGACCCGCTGATTGAAACTCTTGCCACATTCCGCACAGCCATACTCCTTACGGTTACGATGAATCTTCATATGGGAGCTCAGGTAGCCGCGGTCGTTGAAGTATTTGCCGCATTCTGGACAGGTGGCTGCGAATTCCCTGGTGCCCTCGTGAACGCTTCGGTGGTACTTGTAATTTCGTAGTTGGGAGAATTGTTTGCCGCAGTCGGTACAACGGAATGGCTTCTCTCCTGAGTGCGTTCTAACGTGCACCTAAATTTCCCATTACAGAAAAGAACAGTGAAtatcttttaaaaattatatcttttattaGTCGCGGTTGGTTACTAAAGGTTCTAGCGACAATCAGATCGAATGGATGAATTTTGTAACATGCGTCTACGTTTGTAATTACAAGAAGGAAATAATGAATTTTCGttaattatatcttttattaGTGGTAGCTGGTCGGTACAGATTTCAGTGACTATtaaattgattgaaaattttTTGCGACGCGTACTTGGAATCGTAATTAGAAAAAGGAAATAATGAATTTTTCTTGCAACTTTTCTAATGATAGCTAAAGCTGAATTACTCGATGTTTTAGTGTCTATTAACTTGGACGTTATTTGTTGATTTCTATAAACCGCAGGTATACGTATAAATGTACGTTTTAATGGAATGTGAGCTATAAAAAGACGTAGACGAAGAAGCGTAATGTTGTTGGAAAAAATTAGTTATTGTTGAGAACTTTGAAAATGAAGAGAAAATTCTATAATACTAGTGGTACGCGATCAATTAAGCAACAGCTGGATGAGAAACAGTCAGGGATAACAATGATTATCATATCGAAGTCTAATTAATAAGAATTTCAGTTCAAATAACAAggatagaatttttatttattctaataACAGAACAAGAAGTTAGAAGCTTTATATGAAATTTTGCTAGGATATCTAGCTGAcctttaataatataaaataaggtataacgaggAAACTATAAATCGCGAAATTTTATTACAACGTGTTACGAGGATGAACAGTAAGCTTAGACAATATATGAAATTGTagagaaattataaattatggAACCTTATTACAGTATCTTATTATAACCAGTGATGTTATCATTCGTAATTTTAGTAATGCAGGATATAGAACCGTAAAAAAATTCTACATCGCGTAATTTTGCAACAATGTCATATAGCAACGGTGGTTAATCAGCCGTAACATCGGTAATATACAAGTTAttagattaaaacgaaaaaagcggaAAAGATATGAAGCAGCCAGTCGATCAGTACCTTCAGGGAAGCTTTGGTAACGAAAGTCTTGCCACACTGATCGCACCTATGATTCTCCTGCGCTCCTTTGCCGCGTTGAACACCGTCCTGACTAACTACAgcatcgttattattattatcactgTTGATAATAACTCTTTCAGCGAGTTTATCCTCGATCTTTGTCTCGTTTTGCAGCTTCTCGGCTTCCACGTTGGCGAAACGATCGATTTTACCGATCGACTCGATCGTATCGCACAATCTGCTAACAGGATGAGAAATTTCCAGCTTCTGCGGCGACTGAGGTAACGCTTGACCGAAATAACTACCCTTTCTATTGATATTCATACGACTACTCTCTGAGGTACTTGGCAACGATCTCGTTGTCGTGGAAATTACGTTATTTTGAGATTGTACGATAGTCTCGTTGTTTCTGGCATCGTTATTCAACGATGGAGTGATTTGACCGATCGTCAATGATGCAATTTGAGATGAATATAATTCTTGAGGCCTTGGTGCCAAAGCAGGGTTCGCTTCCAGTAACTTCTTATCGTTATTGTACGTAACTTCGTGGGTGGTAGGAACTTCGATACCATAATAATGGTCCGTAGGCGTCGAACTTTTGGGGAGCTGTCGATTAGGGCTGGTAGAGATCGCTGGAGATCGCGTGACTTCTGGCACACGTAGATTTTCCCCGGTTTTCTGCAACAAGATCACATCGAAACCGCTATTTCCTTCCTGAATTTCACGCCTTAAATCTCTACTATTTGACTTTATCAGGCCAGACCACTTTTTTGCCTCTCTATTTAACACGATCGTCTTAATTACACATTATGCATATACACGTAATGTGTATAATTCATCCTCCATGGGTTACTCGACCGTAAAGAGCTCATACAGAGCTCGTACCAACCGTCCGTATAAACCACCAATTATCATTAGAGAAAATCATCGGAAGCAATTAAGCTGATCTGGCTTGAAGAAGTGTTGGCTCTACATTAATCGTCGATTCGTGGTTTTCTAATTGTTATTCTCAAGTTACGGCACCTCGTGTAACCGATGATCATTGATCATTCGTACCTTTGTAAAAGAATATGTGCGATTAGTACACGCATACTCGTACAAGTGAAATACAGGATCAACGGTTATTTGATTGTAATTAGAACGTTAATGCAATAGTAAGTTAAAATAGCAAAAAATTAtagatttaatttattcgtaTTCCAGCCACCGACGATCAACATGTATTTAAAATctgaattttaaatattctcAAACACATATGGTAACGAAGGACGATAGAATAACCatgaattttcatatttcattttcGTATTTATATTTACAGTTAACTTCTACAATTTCTTTTAACGCATTGTATACGTTAATATTCCACGTAAACATTTCGTTTGCGAACGGAACCAAAATTGGTCATCTTTTATCAGCCGTTCATTGCCCTATGTTTCTGTATTTTCTGATGACATTATGCTATGGCGCGAAAAGTAACTTACATCATTGATCACATCGCAGTGGAAAGATACGATCTGTATAAAGGCGCAATAACGTTAAAAGTTTGGGCAAAGTTAAATACTGGCGTGTGCTTTTCGATGAAAAGCGTCCCACTTATTTTGCATTGCACGATACTCGAGATTGTTAATCCGTTTCTACCAATAATTCAAGTGCCAATCTTCGCATCGACGAAATCATGTACCTATATCAGCGACACGCTCTTTTAAAAGAAAGGTGCGCCTCGTTGCAACGAGAAgtacaagaaaaaaagaaagaagaagaagaaagaagcgaTTCTGCATGAAGGTAGAGACGGGGCCAGGTTGCGCAAGGTTGTAAAGTAATCGGAAAAAATCTGGAGCATATCAGTGCACGTGTCGAAAGAGAAAACGTTCCTCTCCAGATTGCGTGTAATAACGCGTAAAAGCGATTCTCGCAGCCGGCTGGTGCCACCAGCTGGTCTGGCACCACCTTCTGGGCTACTCttcgaaaaagaaacgaagatgCGAAGTAAAAAGTGCACGAAGACAGAAAAAGAGGGGGAAAAAGATGAAAAAGGATACAAACAGAGGGAAACAGAACgatgaagaaaaaaggaaaaagagcaaGTGGTACGTGTAACTGATAGTTTCATTAATAAGAATGACATTGGCCAAGCAAGAGGAGGCAGCTGGTGTCGTGGACACGTCTTATCACCTGGCACCATCGAATTACCATGGTCCGCTAAATGAGCCAGCAGAAGTGCACACCCGGAGGAGCACTGATTCCTCTGCATATTTCAGCTGAAGAAAGCAAAATGAACGGCTGGCATATCGAGACGCGCACGGTTGAACCGCGTGCTTTCATTTGTGGTGAAAGGTCGACGAAGAATAAAGTGGGTCCTGCTTGTTCCCTCAGCTCTTCTCGCGTCTTTCTTGTTTCCTCTAGAAACAACGAGCGATCGACTGTATAGGGTGGTTTGCGAGACGACCAGTCAAACTCAAGCTGTTCCCTTTATAATTTGTCGCGGACATTTTCCAAAATGTATTGCATAAGCGTCTGAAAATGGATGAAAAATATGCCAAGGTATATATCTCCTTCGTAAAATATTGGATCGTGTTATGTTTTTTCTTTCGTGTTATGTTATGTCTTTCCATATTCTTGCGAGATTGATCGGTATCGAGTAATTTTACGGTTTTGGAAACATAAAAATTACTTGAAGAGAAATGAACTGCTACTGGAAATTTGATCGATAGATTGTTCTACAACAAAGTGAGTCTTAGACGCTACATTTTGTACGAGAGACAAAGAGAAAAATTTAATCCTTTCACCTTTTTTACACGGTTGATTAGTTGACAGTTCGTTTAAAACTTCGCTAGAAACATCTCGACGGAGAAGATATTCAACACCAAGAATCGAACTATAGAAATACAAAAAAAGTAttgtattaataaaaatgaaaaatccagcagcaacgaaataaataaattacgaaACAAAATGGATGACAATCATAAATAACGCGAGCAATATATCGAACTCTAATACAAATTCCAATTGGAACGATTTACTTTCACCATTTCAAAAAACAAAAGCGACAAAATTTTCTAGTTATCTTAATGAAACGATACGATCATCGTTCAATGAagcatttttccttttttcgaaACATTCTACGAATTGAACTGTCAGAAAAATCTGAAatatcaataatttacattcctCGTTACTTTTTCTTCCTGTATTCTGCATCAAGATAACAAGTTTCGTCGATTGTGCTTTATCGCAGCGATGTAAATGTATGGATGAACACGCAAAACAACGGCATTCTTAACCCACTCAAGGTGATTCGAAACTGTTTCTGACTAACTTAACATGTTCGATCGAATTGACGgacaatataattaattatttgataACGTTTAACGACGGCCTAGTTTCATTTTGTCGATATGAATCGATTCAAATGCCAGACGACGGCTTGACAGTTCAAAACAATTTCTGCTCTACTTGCACACCAGCGATGAAACATCCTTTCTTTACGATTGATACGGTAGATAACGATTTCAGTCATGAAACGAGAAACAGGATCTGCGCGGATCGGCAGAACTACCGAGTGGATTAACATTTTAACTAAATGATTTGGAATAACCAATATTTTATATGCTCGGCATGCGCATATCTAATTCACTGAGAACAGTTTGCTCTGATCGTAGGATCGCGTGTGCGTTTGTTGCAAATTCAATTGCCAGACACTGGTCTGGTATTAAGGATGGTAACGTGCTCGCCTAGATGCTTGCAATAAAGTTGAACCGATCATATAGAATATATAGTATCGTCCAAAAGTGTAGGCTCAGGTATCGTTAAGTATCTTACGAGTAAAACGATTCGAACgggaattaattaaaatttaatcttCAAAGGATCTTTAAAGAATCTTTAGACGATCGCTTGCCTACCATGGTTAATTTCGgttaaattaaaaagatatagaatCTTTGCGAAAAGGAAACCTATATCTACATTAAAGATCGCTTGGATTGATTTCGCAGTTTCTAAGAAACGTACGACGTAATCTCTTTTCCACCGTTAACGGCCGAGAAGATATGCTGACAATTAAAGCAGCGGCCTGATACTTTGGAACGCGGTGTATTATTTAGTTGGACTGGAAAACACATTAGGGAAGAAATCGGACTCCGGGGAACATTCAATAAAGCTAAAATTTAATACAGTCGCGAAGAGACAAATGGCTGAATATATTTAAAACGTCTAAGGCGTAC is a window from the Bombus affinis isolate iyBomAffi1 chromosome 9, iyBomAffi1.2, whole genome shotgun sequence genome containing:
- the LOC126919932 gene encoding uncharacterized protein LOC126919932 codes for the protein MMGEVIRVSGRAPDVGEFLKEAMLSQRFADVALCCTGGQRFLAHRLVLSAASPYLQEVLLAHSRTSMHCEPITVILAGVEAPELAAILGFVYTGSATVPRPRLNAFLHAAEALHIRLPPVPVVMTCTQADCKQEDIKDVKISPKYLQCDQYPRCDRWCRPRRNQDGDSAGKEESYPAIESLQTAREIRPLPESMNFAGSRYGPRPSRYCSTTWPVAPFPSAAQEKTIHGLDQRMDKDKLNQTDVSRYQPISVVPRIDRIGDVASAHSENPFVGCDSSEKARQQEFCFSSNLYDLRSMQLDPLEARMKGVHDRFQATNEEDTSGRNLSTYGSCFEQERIPADRLSVIRSRIDPCQGKTLQLPASTRSYENLDVGEDLTCRDHCFVWKSPRRQVANRVIASPWKQTVRPYHLPKLQPIVLQPHVDDAKTGENLRVPEVTRSPAISTSPNRQLPKSSTPTDHYYGIEVPTTHEVTYNNDKKLLEANPALAPRPQELYSSQIASLTIGQITPSLNNDARNNETIVQSQNNVISTTTRSLPSTSESSRMNINRKGSYFGQALPQSPQKLEISHPVSRLCDTIESIGKIDRFANVEAEKLQNETKIEDKLAERVIINSDNNNNDAVVSQDGVQRGKGAQENHRCDQCGKTFVTKASLKVHVRTHSGEKPFRCTDCGKQFSQLRNYKYHRSVHEGTREFAATCPECGKYFNDRGYLSSHMKIHRNRKEYGCAECGKSFNQRVAYNMHVRIHTGVKPHQCEQCGKAFSRKMLLKQHLRTHSGERPYQCQVCQKAFADRSNMTLHTRLHSGLKPYQCTLCSKAFTKKHHLKTHLNYHTGTKPYSCPNCGLRFSQSSNMRTHFKKCTVNNPIEAKNSQMEGTVIDSSKVIQARIISRTPTDALTPPNSDQELSILTPISKNSGIEGIGT